A section of the Saccharopolyspora gregorii genome encodes:
- a CDS encoding AAA family ATPase, producing MTEAGEGGAAPADQVSTPARDAQLLERTVFEVKRIIVGQDRLVERVLVGLLAKGHVLLEGVPGVAKTLAVETFAKVVGGSFSRLQFTPDLVPADILGTRIYRQGSERFDVELGPVLANFVLADEINRAPAKVQSALLEVMAERHVSIGGESFPMPKPFLVLATQNPIENEGVYPLPEAQRDRFLFKLQVEYPSAEEEREIVYRMGVASPEPTPVLDADELTRLQDVAAQVFVHHALVDYVVRLVLATRTPNDHGLSDIAGWVSYGASPRASLGIVAASRALALVRGRDYVLPQDVVDVVPDVLRHRLVLSYDALADGIPVDHIVNRVLQTVPLPQVSARPQANPPQAQPGYGQAPVGPPPQY from the coding sequence GTGACCGAGGCCGGCGAGGGCGGAGCGGCGCCCGCGGACCAGGTGAGCACACCGGCCCGGGACGCGCAGTTGCTCGAACGCACCGTGTTCGAGGTCAAGCGGATCATCGTCGGGCAGGACCGGCTCGTCGAACGGGTCCTGGTCGGCCTGCTGGCCAAGGGCCACGTGCTGCTCGAAGGCGTGCCCGGCGTGGCCAAGACGCTCGCCGTGGAGACCTTCGCGAAGGTCGTCGGCGGCTCGTTCTCCCGCCTGCAGTTCACCCCCGACCTGGTGCCCGCCGACATCCTCGGCACCCGGATCTACCGGCAGGGCAGTGAGCGCTTCGACGTCGAGCTCGGCCCGGTGCTGGCGAACTTCGTGCTGGCCGACGAGATCAACCGCGCGCCCGCCAAGGTGCAGTCGGCGCTGCTGGAGGTCATGGCCGAGCGGCACGTGTCCATCGGTGGCGAGAGCTTCCCGATGCCGAAGCCGTTCCTGGTGCTGGCCACCCAGAACCCCATCGAGAACGAAGGCGTCTACCCGCTGCCGGAGGCGCAGCGGGACCGGTTCCTGTTCAAGCTGCAGGTCGAGTACCCCTCGGCCGAGGAGGAGCGGGAGATCGTCTACCGGATGGGCGTGGCGAGTCCCGAGCCGACGCCGGTGCTCGACGCCGACGAGCTGACCCGGCTGCAGGACGTCGCCGCGCAGGTGTTCGTGCACCACGCGCTGGTCGACTACGTCGTGCGGCTGGTGCTGGCGACGCGCACCCCGAACGACCACGGCCTGTCCGACATCGCCGGGTGGGTGTCCTACGGCGCCTCGCCGCGAGCGAGCCTCGGCATCGTCGCCGCGTCCCGGGCGCTGGCGCTGGTCCGCGGCCGCGACTACGTGCTCCCGCAGGACGTGGTGGACGTGGTGCCGGACGTGCTGCGGCACCGGCTGGTGCTGTCCTACGACGCGCTCGCCGACGGGATCCCGGTCGACCACATCGTCAACCGGGTGCTGCAGACCGTGCCGCTGCCGCAGGTCTCGGCGCGTCCGCAGGCGAACCCGCCGCAGGCGCAGCCCGGGTACGGGCAGGCGCCGGTCGGCCCGCCGCCGCAGTACTGA
- a CDS encoding DUF58 domain-containing protein yields the protein MPVSSAQAGADRPSWAPPELEGPRLHAALRSLELTVRGRLDGLLQGNHLGLVPGPGTEPGEARVYQPGDDVRRMDWAVTARMSEPHIRQTVADRELETWVAMDLSPSLDFGSAACDKRELAIAALAAVTHLTSGGGNRIGAVVDNGTGPVRLPARGGLGHSRGLLRKVAETARADEGTRGDLPRLLESLRRPPRRRGLAVVVSDFLGELDWQRALRGLGARHSLLAVEVLDPRDLELPDVGTVVLSDPETGEQREVRTTPVLRKEFAAAAAAHREEVAAALRRAGCAHLVLRTDSDWIADVVRFVVARKRGWSGGTA from the coding sequence GTGCCGGTGAGTTCCGCCCAGGCAGGTGCGGACCGCCCGTCCTGGGCCCCGCCGGAGCTGGAAGGGCCCCGGCTGCACGCCGCACTGCGCTCGCTGGAGCTGACCGTGCGCGGCCGGCTCGACGGCCTGCTGCAAGGCAACCACCTCGGCCTGGTACCCGGTCCGGGCACCGAGCCGGGGGAGGCGCGGGTCTACCAGCCCGGCGACGACGTGCGGCGGATGGACTGGGCGGTCACCGCCCGGATGTCCGAACCGCACATCCGGCAGACCGTGGCCGACCGCGAGCTGGAGACCTGGGTGGCGATGGACCTGTCGCCGAGCCTCGACTTCGGTTCCGCGGCCTGCGACAAGCGGGAGCTGGCGATCGCGGCGCTGGCCGCGGTGACGCACCTGACCAGCGGCGGCGGGAACCGGATCGGTGCGGTGGTGGACAACGGCACCGGGCCGGTGCGGCTGCCGGCGCGCGGCGGGCTGGGGCATTCGCGGGGGCTGCTGCGCAAGGTCGCCGAGACCGCGCGGGCGGACGAGGGGACCCGGGGTGACCTGCCGCGGCTGCTGGAGTCGTTGCGGCGCCCGCCGCGGCGGCGGGGCCTGGCGGTGGTGGTCTCCGACTTCCTCGGCGAGCTGGACTGGCAGCGCGCGCTGCGCGGGCTCGGCGCCCGGCACTCGCTGCTCGCGGTCGAGGTGCTCGACCCGCGAGACCTGGAGCTGCCGGACGTCGGCACCGTGGTGCTGTCCGATCCCGAGACGGGGGAGCAGCGGGAAGTGCGCACGACACCGGTGCTGCGCAAGGAGTTCGCTGCCGCGGCCGCGGCGCACCGCGAGGAGGTCGCGGCGGCGCTGCGGCGAGCTGGCTGCGCGCACCTGGTGCTGCGAACGGATTCGGATTGGATCGCCGACGTGGTGCGGTTCGTGGTGGCCCGCAAGCGCGGATGGTCCGGAGGAACGGCGTGA
- a CDS encoding VWA domain-containing protein, with translation MSLSGFTAPWWFLLLLVVAALVGGYVWAQQRARKEALRFSNLAVLDRVAPKRQGWPKHVPAALLAVAMILLTVALSGPTAEQRIPRNRATVMLTVDVSLSMMAKDVEPSRLEAAKIAAKEFADKLTPGINLGLVSFAGTATVMVMPTTDRTAVKQAIDNLSLSEATATGDGINASMSAIDSFGKMVGGPGGAPPARIVLMADGGQTIPRDMNAPRGAYTKAGEAKKAGIPITTISFGTDYGTIDIEGQSQPVEVDDEAMEEIADLSGGEFHKAASAEQLRRVYDTLGEQIGYEIKHTDASKPWSVLGTLTAIVAAVLSLLLGRRLP, from the coding sequence TTGAGCTTGTCGGGTTTCACCGCGCCGTGGTGGTTCCTGCTGCTGCTGGTGGTCGCCGCGCTCGTCGGCGGGTACGTGTGGGCGCAGCAGCGGGCGCGCAAGGAGGCGCTGCGGTTCAGCAACCTGGCGGTGCTGGACCGGGTGGCGCCGAAGCGGCAGGGCTGGCCCAAGCACGTGCCCGCCGCGCTGCTGGCCGTCGCGATGATCCTGCTGACCGTGGCGCTGTCCGGGCCGACCGCGGAGCAGCGCATCCCGCGGAACCGGGCGACGGTGATGCTCACCGTGGACGTGTCGCTGTCGATGATGGCCAAGGACGTCGAGCCGAGCCGCCTGGAGGCGGCGAAGATCGCGGCGAAGGAGTTCGCCGACAAGCTCACCCCCGGCATCAACCTCGGACTGGTGTCGTTCGCGGGCACCGCCACCGTGATGGTGATGCCCACGACGGACCGCACGGCGGTGAAGCAGGCCATCGACAACCTCTCGCTGTCGGAGGCCACCGCGACCGGTGACGGCATCAACGCGTCGATGTCGGCGATCGACTCCTTCGGCAAGATGGTCGGCGGCCCCGGTGGCGCGCCGCCCGCCCGGATCGTGCTGATGGCCGACGGCGGGCAGACCATCCCGCGCGACATGAACGCTCCGCGCGGTGCCTACACGAAGGCGGGGGAGGCGAAGAAGGCCGGCATCCCGATCACCACGATCTCGTTCGGCACCGATTACGGCACGATCGACATCGAAGGCCAGTCGCAGCCGGTGGAAGTCGACGACGAGGCCATGGAGGAGATCGCGGACCTCTCCGGCGGCGAGTTCCACAAGGCCGCCAGCGCCGAACAGCTGCGCCGCGTCTACGACACGTTGGGCGAGCAGATCGGCTACGAGATCAAGCACACAGACGCCAGCAAGCCGTGGTCGGTGCTGGGTACGCTCACCGCGATCGTCGCGGCGGTGCTCTCGTTGCTGCTGGGGCGACGTCTGCCCTGA
- a CDS encoding class I SAM-dependent methyltransferase — MSSAAGAVEFLREFVKSPATTAAVGPSSRHLARDMVAPIPATGDPVVVELGPGTGAFTEAIQQRLGGRGTHLAVELNQRWAESLSARFPEVDVECADARALPRLLAERGVRADVVVSGLPWAAHAPQGGVPLIRLIADSLTEQGAFTQFAYTWTRWAAPARRQHADLRATFEETVLSRTVWRNVPPALVYLARRPR, encoded by the coding sequence GTGAGCAGTGCCGCCGGTGCGGTGGAATTCCTCCGCGAGTTCGTGAAGTCCCCGGCGACGACGGCCGCGGTGGGCCCCAGCTCCCGCCACTTGGCGCGGGACATGGTGGCGCCGATCCCGGCCACCGGTGATCCGGTGGTGGTGGAGCTCGGACCCGGGACGGGCGCGTTCACCGAGGCGATCCAGCAGCGGCTCGGCGGCCGGGGCACGCACCTGGCGGTGGAGCTCAACCAGCGGTGGGCGGAGTCGTTGAGCGCCCGGTTCCCCGAGGTGGACGTGGAGTGCGCCGACGCCCGCGCGTTGCCGCGGCTGCTGGCGGAGCGGGGCGTGCGGGCCGACGTGGTGGTCAGCGGGCTGCCGTGGGCGGCGCACGCGCCGCAGGGCGGGGTGCCGCTGATCCGGCTGATCGCGGACTCGTTGACCGAGCAGGGGGCGTTCACGCAGTTCGCGTACACGTGGACGCGGTGGGCGGCTCCGGCGCGGCGGCAGCACGCCGACCTGCGCGCGACCTTCGAGGAGACGGTGCTGAGCCGCACGGTGTGGCGGAACGTGCCGCCCGCGCTGGTGTACCTGGCGCGGCGTCCTCGCTGA
- a CDS encoding SAM-dependent methyltransferase gives MHDSGASGLDGLQSALAARATVQGWAEGLELFELFRAAHRAGWLDRLRDGTTAARLAEATGTPAEQTEDVLAALTSAGVVQHQDDAFRLTPAFDALLAGASGVDVPTVLDAADLARDRVAGAVLPAERQHDLDGEQALRLARGWGVRPEDGARQLYQVLYQALPDYQDRLARGGPLLDVGSGVGGALLTTLALHDGLRAVGVEVVPAVAAELTARAADAGVADRLDVRVTDARELPDADAFEVCYWAQAFFPAEARAGTLAAIRRALRPGGLLLVQELFPAQDDPGTRGALDRLFHRRQRVAFGVSAEDLATEGTAAGFDEPQIVASPLGRLVLLRRPRD, from the coding sequence GTGCACGACAGCGGAGCGTCCGGCCTCGACGGACTCCAGTCCGCCCTCGCGGCGCGCGCCACCGTGCAGGGCTGGGCGGAAGGCCTGGAGCTCTTCGAACTGTTCCGCGCCGCGCACCGCGCGGGCTGGCTCGACCGGCTGCGGGACGGGACCACCGCCGCCCGGCTGGCGGAGGCCACGGGCACCCCGGCCGAACAGACCGAGGACGTGCTGGCCGCCCTCACCTCGGCGGGCGTCGTGCAGCACCAGGACGACGCGTTCCGGCTCACCCCCGCCTTCGACGCCCTGCTCGCGGGAGCCTCCGGCGTCGACGTGCCGACCGTGCTCGACGCCGCGGACCTGGCCCGCGACCGCGTCGCAGGAGCCGTCCTGCCCGCCGAGCGGCAGCACGACCTCGACGGCGAGCAGGCGCTGCGGCTCGCCCGCGGCTGGGGCGTGCGGCCCGAGGACGGCGCACGGCAGCTGTACCAGGTGCTCTACCAGGCCCTGCCCGACTACCAGGACCGGCTGGCGCGGGGCGGCCCGCTGCTCGACGTCGGCAGCGGCGTCGGCGGCGCGCTGCTGACCACGCTCGCCCTGCACGACGGGCTGCGCGCCGTCGGCGTCGAGGTCGTCCCCGCCGTCGCCGCCGAGCTCACCGCCCGCGCCGCGGACGCCGGGGTCGCCGACCGGCTCGACGTGCGCGTCACCGACGCCCGGGAGCTGCCGGACGCGGACGCCTTCGAGGTCTGCTACTGGGCCCAGGCGTTCTTCCCTGCCGAAGCCCGCGCCGGCACCCTCGCCGCCATCCGCCGCGCCCTGCGCCCCGGTGGCCTGCTGCTGGTCCAGGAACTGTTCCCCGCCCAGGACGACCCCGGCACCCGCGGTGCGCTGGACCGCTTGTTCCACCGCCGCCAGCGGGTCGCGTTCGGCGTGTCGGCCGAAGACCTCGCCACCGAGGGCACCGCGGCCGGGTTCGACGAACCGCAGATCGTCGCCAGCCCGCTCGGCAGGCTCGTCCTGCTGCGCAGGCCGCGGGACTGA
- a CDS encoding MgtC/SapB family protein has protein sequence MADEVVSGLGEIPLLVELGSALLLSSLVGLEREVRAKSAGLRTHTLVGVGAALFMLVSKYGFGDMLEFDRVSLDPSRVAAQVVSGIGFIGGGLIFVRRDVVRGLTTAATVWLVAAIGMACGGGLVLLASATTLVHFLVAVGYPRLLQLLRGVLREPQIVRVGYLDGHGVLREVLTLCTSRGLKVLDLQVEREDTDDEDQRTAVVAVRLQGKQPVAGLVEEINGFPGVLHAAVGDSAEAGI, from the coding sequence ATGGCGGATGAGGTGGTCTCGGGATTGGGTGAGATCCCGCTGCTCGTGGAGCTGGGGAGCGCGCTGCTGCTGTCCAGCCTGGTAGGGCTGGAACGCGAGGTGCGGGCCAAGAGCGCGGGTCTGCGCACGCACACCCTGGTCGGGGTGGGTGCGGCGCTGTTCATGCTGGTGTCGAAGTACGGCTTCGGGGACATGCTGGAGTTCGACCGGGTGTCGCTGGACCCGTCGCGGGTGGCCGCGCAGGTCGTGTCGGGCATCGGGTTCATCGGCGGCGGATTGATCTTCGTGCGGCGGGACGTGGTGCGGGGGCTGACCACGGCGGCGACGGTGTGGCTGGTCGCGGCGATCGGGATGGCCTGCGGTGGTGGCCTGGTGCTGCTGGCGTCGGCGACGACGCTGGTGCACTTCCTGGTGGCGGTGGGGTATCCGCGGCTGCTGCAGCTGCTGCGCGGGGTGCTCCGGGAGCCGCAGATCGTGCGGGTGGGCTACCTGGACGGGCACGGGGTGCTGCGCGAGGTGCTGACGCTGTGCACGAGCCGCGGGTTGAAGGTGCTGGACCTGCAGGTGGAGCGCGAGGACACCGACGACGAGGACCAGCGCACCGCCGTGGTCGCGGTCCGGCTGCAGGGCAAGCAGCCGGTGGCGGGACTCGTCGAGGAGATCAACGGCTTCCCCGGAGTGCTGCACGCCGCGGTCGGCGACTCCGCGGAGGCGGGGATTTGA
- a CDS encoding FAD-binding and (Fe-S)-binding domain-containing protein yields the protein MTTTAATTTAPQPDPAELAAALRGVLDGPARFDPGTRALYSTDASNYRQVPLGVVHPRHAGDVAAAVAVAREHRVPITGRGAGTSIAGNACGPGLVLDFSRHFNRILDVDPERRLATVEPGVVLDVLQAAVKPHGLAFGPDPSTHSRCTLGGMIGNNSCGTHSVAWGKTVDNVRSLDVLLSDGTRLTVGETSPAELDALCAREDRTGRLYQQLRALRDDTAEQVRASFPDLTRRVSGYNLEQLLPENGFHLARALTGTEGGCAVLLGATVELVETPAARAMIVLGFEDSYAAADQVTRLRGLDALAIEGLSAELVDVVRVRNPSSPALRLLPGGRSWLLVEVGGTDRRDAENAAERVRRAIGSRAEAVVHTDPARMGALWKIREEGSGYSTRMADGSERWSGWEDAAVPPERLGAYLREFDALLARFGRKGVTYGHYGDGCIHVRVDFDLLDGPGAARYREFLEAAADLVVAHGGSVSGEHGDGRARSALLSRMYPPEIIGAFERFKSAFDPDDLLNPGQIVRPRPVDADLRLLVAPPNIPTRTELALHADGGDLAPASRRCVGMGKCLNTTGGVMCPSYRATKDEQHSTRGRAHLLFEMLNGSLIRGGWRSREVREALDLCLSCKGCKTDCPVGVDMATYKAEFLHHHYRHRPRPASHYSMGFLPLWLALGRIAPGLVNAMLDGPAAPLVKRLGGIAPERRMPQLAGRSLRSWWTHREHPSTPGGAPALLFPDTFTDHFDPHIGRDAVLALERLGHTVELPREPVCCGLTWASTGQLGTARRVVQRTARLLRPRIDAGLPVIGLEPSCTAFLRGDALELAPHDPDVQALAAATRTFAEHVEPTRERWQRTGGGKALVQRHCHQYAELGFDADRAALAATGTDAEVLDAGCCGLAGNFGFERGHYEVSMDCAEQALLPAVRAAEPGTSVVADGFSCRLQIRQATDVEPVHLATLVRRALDG from the coding sequence TTGACCACCACCGCCGCGACCACCACCGCGCCCCAGCCCGACCCCGCCGAACTCGCCGCAGCGCTGCGCGGCGTGCTCGACGGACCCGCCCGGTTCGACCCCGGCACCCGCGCCCTGTACTCCACCGACGCCTCGAACTACCGGCAGGTGCCGCTCGGCGTCGTGCACCCCCGCCACGCCGGGGACGTGGCCGCCGCGGTCGCCGTCGCCCGCGAGCACCGGGTGCCGATCACCGGCCGCGGCGCGGGCACCAGCATCGCGGGCAACGCCTGCGGACCCGGGCTGGTGCTGGACTTCTCCCGGCACTTCAACCGCATCCTCGACGTCGACCCCGAGCGGCGGCTGGCCACCGTGGAACCGGGCGTGGTGCTCGACGTCCTGCAGGCCGCAGTGAAGCCGCACGGGCTCGCGTTCGGGCCCGACCCGTCCACGCACAGCCGCTGCACCCTCGGCGGCATGATCGGCAACAACTCCTGCGGCACCCACTCGGTGGCCTGGGGCAAGACCGTCGACAACGTGCGCTCGCTGGACGTGCTGCTCTCCGACGGCACCCGGCTCACCGTCGGGGAGACCTCCCCCGCCGAGCTCGACGCGCTGTGCGCCCGCGAGGACCGCACCGGACGGCTCTACCAGCAGCTGCGGGCGCTGCGCGACGACACCGCCGAGCAGGTGCGCGCCTCGTTCCCCGACCTCACCCGGCGGGTGTCCGGCTACAACCTCGAACAGCTGCTGCCGGAGAACGGGTTCCACCTGGCCCGCGCGCTGACCGGCACCGAAGGCGGCTGCGCGGTGCTGCTCGGCGCCACCGTCGAACTCGTCGAGACACCCGCCGCGCGCGCCATGATCGTGCTCGGCTTCGAGGACAGCTACGCCGCCGCCGACCAGGTCACCCGGCTGCGCGGGCTCGACGCGCTCGCCATCGAAGGGCTCAGCGCCGAACTCGTCGACGTGGTCCGCGTCCGCAACCCCTCCTCCCCCGCGCTGCGGCTGCTGCCCGGCGGCCGCAGCTGGCTGCTCGTCGAGGTCGGCGGCACCGACCGGCGCGACGCCGAGAACGCCGCCGAACGCGTCCGCCGCGCGATCGGCTCCCGCGCCGAAGCCGTCGTGCACACCGACCCGGCCCGGATGGGCGCGCTGTGGAAGATCCGCGAGGAGGGCTCCGGCTACTCCACCCGGATGGCCGACGGCTCCGAGCGCTGGTCCGGGTGGGAGGACGCCGCCGTGCCGCCGGAACGGCTCGGCGCCTACCTGCGCGAGTTCGACGCGCTGCTGGCCCGGTTCGGGCGCAAGGGCGTCACCTACGGGCACTACGGCGACGGCTGCATCCACGTGCGCGTCGACTTCGACCTGCTCGACGGCCCCGGCGCCGCCCGCTACCGCGAGTTCCTGGAGGCCGCCGCCGACCTCGTCGTCGCCCACGGCGGTTCGGTCTCCGGCGAGCACGGCGACGGGCGGGCCCGCTCGGCGCTGCTGTCCCGGATGTACCCGCCGGAGATCATCGGCGCGTTCGAGCGGTTCAAGTCGGCCTTCGACCCCGACGACCTGCTCAACCCCGGCCAGATCGTGCGGCCCCGGCCCGTCGACGCCGACCTGCGGCTGCTGGTCGCCCCGCCGAACATCCCCACCCGCACCGAGCTGGCGCTGCACGCCGACGGCGGCGACCTCGCGCCCGCCAGCAGGCGCTGCGTCGGCATGGGCAAGTGCCTGAACACCACAGGTGGGGTGATGTGCCCCAGCTACCGGGCCACCAAGGACGAGCAGCACTCCACCCGAGGCCGTGCCCACCTGCTGTTCGAGATGCTCAACGGCTCGCTGATCCGCGGCGGCTGGCGCTCCCGCGAAGTCCGCGAGGCGCTCGACCTGTGCCTCTCGTGCAAGGGCTGCAAGACCGACTGCCCCGTCGGTGTCGACATGGCGACCTACAAGGCCGAGTTCCTGCACCACCACTACCGGCACCGGCCGCGGCCCGCCTCCCACTACTCGATGGGCTTCCTGCCGCTGTGGCTCGCCCTCGGCCGGATCGCGCCCGGCCTGGTCAACGCGATGCTCGACGGCCCGGCGGCACCGCTGGTCAAACGACTCGGCGGCATCGCGCCCGAACGGCGGATGCCGCAGCTCGCCGGACGCAGCCTGCGGTCCTGGTGGACCCACCGCGAACACCCGAGCACCCCCGGCGGCGCCCCCGCGCTGCTGTTCCCGGACACCTTCACCGACCACTTCGACCCGCACATCGGCCGCGACGCCGTCCTCGCCCTCGAACGCCTCGGCCACACCGTCGAACTCCCCCGCGAACCGGTGTGCTGCGGGCTGACCTGGGCCTCCACCGGGCAGCTCGGCACCGCCCGCCGCGTCGTGCAGCGCACCGCGCGCCTGCTGCGCCCGCGGATCGACGCCGGGCTACCGGTGATCGGGCTCGAACCGAGCTGCACCGCGTTCCTGCGCGGCGACGCCCTCGAACTCGCCCCGCACGACCCGGACGTGCAGGCGCTCGCCGCCGCCACCCGCACCTTCGCCGAACACGTCGAACCCACCCGCGAGCGCTGGCAGCGCACCGGCGGCGGCAAGGCCCTCGTGCAGCGGCACTGCCACCAGTACGCCGAGCTCGGCTTCGACGCCGACCGGGCCGCGCTCGCCGCCACCGGGACCGACGCCGAGGTCCTCGACGCCGGCTGCTGCGGCCTCGCCGGGAACTTCGGCTTCGAACGCGGCCACTACGAGGTGTCGATGGACTGCGCCGAGCAGGCCCTGCTGCCCGCGGTGCGCGCCGCCGAACCCGGCACCTCGGTCGTCGCCGACGGCTTCAGCTGCCGGTTGCAGATCCGCCAGGCCACCGACGTCGAACCGGTCCACCTGGCCACCCTGGTCCGCCGAGCCCTCGACGGGTGA
- the fabG gene encoding 3-oxoacyl-ACP reductase FabG, which translates to MGRSVLVTGGNRGIGLAIARAFQAAGDEVAVTHRGSGAPDGLRGVQCDVTDAEQVSAAFDEVEAAQGRVEVLVSNAGITDDGLLLRMGEEQFGRVLDANLAGSYRVAKRAASSMLRLKRGRMVFVSSVVGLSGGAGQANYAASKAGLVGLARSIARELGSRSITANVVAPGFVTTDMTDALSEERKKEIFAQVPLARFAEPEEVASTVAWLASDAAAYVTGAVIPVDGGLGMGH; encoded by the coding sequence GTGGGACGGTCCGTTCTGGTGACCGGAGGCAACCGCGGCATCGGGTTGGCCATCGCCCGCGCGTTCCAGGCGGCGGGCGACGAGGTGGCGGTCACCCACCGCGGCTCGGGCGCTCCGGACGGGCTGCGCGGCGTGCAGTGCGACGTCACCGACGCCGAGCAGGTCTCGGCGGCCTTCGACGAGGTGGAGGCCGCGCAGGGCCGCGTCGAGGTGCTGGTGTCCAACGCCGGGATCACCGACGACGGGCTGCTGCTGCGCATGGGGGAGGAGCAGTTCGGCCGGGTGCTCGACGCGAACCTCGCCGGTTCGTACCGGGTCGCGAAGCGGGCGGCGAGCAGCATGCTGCGGCTCAAGCGCGGCCGGATGGTGTTCGTGTCCTCCGTGGTGGGTCTTTCCGGCGGGGCCGGTCAGGCGAACTACGCGGCGAGCAAGGCGGGTCTGGTCGGCCTGGCGCGCTCCATCGCCCGCGAGCTGGGGTCGCGGTCGATCACCGCGAACGTGGTCGCCCCCGGGTTCGTCACCACCGACATGACCGACGCGCTCTCCGAGGAGCGCAAGAAGGAGATCTTCGCCCAGGTGCCGCTGGCCCGGTTCGCGGAACCGGAGGAGGTCGCGAGCACGGTGGCGTGGCTGGCCTCGGACGCGGCCGCCTACGTCACCGGCGCCGTGATCCCGGTCGACGGCGGCCTGGGCATGGGGCACTGA
- the fabI gene encoding enoyl-ACP reductase FabI produces MSGLLEGKRILITGVITDASIAFHAAKMAQEQGAEVVLTGFGRMSLVERIAGRLPKPAPVLELDVTNAEHRDSLADRVREHVDGLDGVLHSIGFAPASCLGGDFLDAPWEDVSTAVEISAYSLKSLTTATLPLLSAGSSIVGMDFDARVAWPAYDWMGVAKAALESTSRYLARELGPRGIRVNLVSAGPVRTMAAKSIPGFSGLEETWGERAPLGWDVNDPTPVAQSICAVLSDWLPKTTGSMIMVDGGFSALGA; encoded by the coding sequence GTGAGCGGATTGCTCGAAGGCAAGCGCATCCTGATCACCGGCGTGATCACCGACGCGTCGATCGCGTTCCACGCGGCCAAGATGGCGCAGGAGCAGGGCGCGGAAGTGGTGCTCACCGGGTTCGGCCGGATGAGCCTGGTGGAGCGCATCGCGGGCCGGTTGCCGAAGCCCGCGCCGGTGCTGGAGCTGGACGTGACCAACGCCGAGCACCGCGACAGCCTGGCCGACCGGGTGCGCGAGCACGTCGACGGCCTCGACGGCGTGCTTCACTCGATCGGGTTCGCGCCGGCGTCCTGCCTCGGCGGTGACTTCCTGGACGCGCCGTGGGAGGACGTGTCCACGGCGGTGGAGATCTCGGCGTACTCGCTGAAGTCGCTGACCACCGCGACGCTGCCGCTGCTGTCGGCGGGTTCGTCGATCGTGGGCATGGACTTCGACGCGCGCGTCGCCTGGCCGGCCTACGACTGGATGGGCGTGGCGAAGGCGGCGCTGGAGTCGACCAGCCGCTACCTGGCCCGCGAGCTCGGTCCGCGGGGCATCCGGGTGAACCTGGTGTCGGCGGGCCCGGTGCGCACGATGGCCGCGAAGTCCATCCCCGGCTTCTCCGGGCTGGAGGAGACCTGGGGCGAGCGGGCTCCGCTGGGCTGGGACGTCAACGACCCGACCCCGGTGGCGCAGTCGATCTGCGCGGTGCTGTCGGACTGGCTGCCCAAGACCACCGGCTCGATGATCATGGTGGACGGCGGGTTCTCCGCGCTCGGCGCGTGA
- a CDS encoding ferrochelatase, with protein MSFDALLFLSFGGPEGPEDVRPFLENVTRGRGVPPERLDEVAEHYHHFDGVSPINRLNREIMAGLQEQLRAEGRDLPVYWGNRNWHPMVEETVARMAEDGVRNALVFATSAWGGYSGCKQYHEDIARTREAVGEQAPDLVKLRQFFDHPLFVAANADAVRRAYAELGDPQARLVFTAHSVPVRADSMPGPDGRPEWYSRQVAECARLVAEEAGVEAYDVVWQSRSGPPQVPWLEPDVVDHVEDLHAKGVASVVVSPIGFVSDHLEVIWDLDNEAAEKAAELGMGFVRAGTAGDDPRFAKMIVELISEHVDEVRPRKLSLMPAAGCGRNGEVCAPGCCSPS; from the coding sequence GTGAGTTTCGATGCGCTGCTGTTCTTGTCGTTCGGTGGACCGGAGGGCCCGGAGGACGTCCGGCCGTTCCTGGAGAACGTCACCCGGGGCAGAGGCGTGCCGCCGGAGCGGCTGGACGAGGTGGCCGAGCACTACCACCACTTCGACGGGGTCTCGCCGATCAACCGGCTCAACCGCGAGATCATGGCCGGGTTGCAGGAGCAGCTGCGCGCCGAGGGCCGGGACCTGCCGGTGTACTGGGGCAACCGCAACTGGCACCCGATGGTCGAGGAGACCGTGGCGCGGATGGCCGAGGACGGCGTGCGCAACGCGCTGGTGTTCGCCACCTCCGCGTGGGGCGGCTACTCGGGTTGCAAGCAGTACCACGAGGACATCGCCCGGACCCGCGAAGCGGTGGGGGAGCAGGCCCCGGACCTGGTGAAGCTGCGCCAGTTCTTCGACCACCCGCTGTTCGTGGCCGCCAACGCCGACGCGGTGCGCCGCGCCTACGCCGAGCTCGGTGATCCGCAGGCCCGGCTGGTGTTCACCGCGCACTCGGTGCCGGTGCGCGCCGATTCGATGCCCGGCCCGGACGGCCGCCCCGAGTGGTACTCCCGGCAGGTCGCCGAGTGCGCCCGGCTCGTCGCCGAGGAGGCCGGGGTGGAGGCCTACGACGTGGTGTGGCAGTCCCGGTCCGGCCCGCCGCAGGTGCCGTGGCTGGAGCCGGACGTGGTGGACCACGTCGAGGACCTGCACGCCAAGGGCGTCGCCTCGGTGGTGGTGAGCCCGATCGGGTTCGTCTCCGACCACCTCGAAGTGATCTGGGACCTGGACAACGAGGCCGCGGAGAAGGCCGCAGAGCTCGGCATGGGCTTCGTGCGGGCCGGGACCGCCGGGGACGATCCGCGGTTCGCGAAGATGATCGTGGAGCTGATCTCCGAGCACGTGGACGAGGTGCGGCCGCGGAAGCTGTCGCTGATGCCCGCCGCCGGCTGCGGCCGCAACGGCGAGGTGTGCGCGCCGGGCTGCTGCTCGCCGTCCTGA